The Manihot esculenta cultivar AM560-2 chromosome 1, M.esculenta_v8, whole genome shotgun sequence genome has a window encoding:
- the LOC110616465 gene encoding beta-glucosidase BoGH3B isoform X1, with protein MDPCVYKDPHAPVEARVKDLLSRMTLKEKIAQMTQIERSFASPYYLRDFAIGSILSVGGSAPFKNALSSDWADMVDGFQKLALDSRLGIPIIYGIDAVHGNNGVYGTTIFPHNVSLGATRDADLIQRIGIATALEVRASGIHYTFAPCVAVCKDPRWGRCYESYSEDTEIVRKMTSTIAGLQGKPPEGHPNGYPFVAGRNNVIACAKHFVGDGGTYKGINEGNTVMSYEDLERVHMAPYLDCISQGVSTIMASYSSWNGHQLHAHRFLLTEVLKDKLGFQGFVISDWEGLNRLSNPHGSNYSNCISSAVNAGIDMVMVGLKHEQFVDDLMFLVESGEIPMARIDDAVERILRVKFVAGLFEYPFADRSLIDLVGCKMHRELAREAVRKSLVLLKNGKDPRKPFLPLDKNAKKILVVGTHADDLGYQCGGWTITWYGGSGKITIGTTILDAIKNAVGGETEVIHEKYPSPDTLARQDLSYAIVAVGEDPYAEFTGDNSELRIPFNGADIITSVADRIPTLAILISGRPLVLEACLLEKIDAFVAAWLPGTEGAGVIDVIYGDYGFKGKLPVTWFKKVEQLPMNNGDNSYDPLFPLGFGLTYNEEKSLD; from the exons ATGGATCCCTGCGTTTACAAAGACCCCCATGCGCCTGTAGAGGCTCGTGTCAAAGACCTTCTTTCAAGAATGACGTTAAAAGAGAAGATTGCCCAGATGACCCAAATTGAGCGCAGCTTTGCCTCTCCCTACTATCTCAGAGACTTCGCTATTG GGAGTATACTTAGCGTTGGAGGTAGTGCACCCTTTAAGAATGCTTTGTCCTCTGACTGGGCGGATATGGTTGATGGGTTTCAAAAGCTGGCACTTGATTCACGGCTAGGTATACCAATTATATATGGGATTGATGCTGTCCATGGTAATAATGGTGTCTATGGTACCACCATTTTTCCTCACAATGTTAGCCTTGGAGCCACCAG AGACGCAGATTTGATACAAAGGATAGGCATTGCAACAGCGCTCGAAGTTAGGGCAAGTGGCATTCATTATACTTTTGCACCCTGTGTGGCT GTATGCAAAGATCCCCGGTGGGGAAGATGCTATGAGAGTTACAGTGAAGACACAGAGATAGTTAGAAAGATGACCTCTACCATCGCAGGTTTGCAGGGGAAGCCTCCTGAAGGACACCCAAATGGCTATCCTTTTGTAGCTGGAAG GAACAATGTTATTGCCTGTGCTAAGCATTTTGTGGGAGATGGAGGCACCTACAAAGGTATAAATGAGGGGAATACTGTAATGTCATATGAAGATCTAGAAAGGGTCCACATGGCACCCTATCTAGACTGTATTTCGCAGGGTGTTTCCACAATTATGGCATCCTATTCTAGTTGGAATGGACATCAACTGCATGCTCACCGTTTTCTTCTGACAGAGGTTTTAAAAGATAAGTTAGGTTTTCAG GGTTTTGTGATTTCTGACTGGGAAGGATTGAACCGACTTAGCAATCCTCATGGCTCAAACTATAGTAACTGCATTTCTTCTGCTGTTAATGCTGGAATTGACATG GTGATGGTGGGTCTTAAACATGAACAATTTGTGGATGACCTGATGTTTCTGGTGGAATCAGGAGAGATACCAATGGCCAGAATTGATGATGCAGTTGAGCGAATACTGAGAGTAAAGTTTGTTGCTGGTCTTTTTGAATATCCCTTTGCAGATAGATCTTTAATAGATTTGGTTGGTTGCAAG aTGCATAGAGAACTAGCACGTGAAGCAGTTCGCAAGTCTTTAGTTCTCTTGAAAAATGGGAAGGATCCAAGGAAACCTTTTCTTCCATTAGATAAAAATGCTAAGAAGATTCTTGTTGTTGGAACACATGCTGATGATCTTGGATATCAGTGTGGAGGGTGGACAATAACTTGGTATGGAGGAAGTGGCAAGATTACTATTG GGACTACTATCTTGGATGCTATAAAAAATGCAGTGGGAGGAGAAACAGAAGTGATTCATGAGAAATATCCATCTCCAGACACTTTAGCACGCCAAGATCTTTCTTATGCCATTGTAGCTGTTGGTGAAGATCCATATGCAGAATTCACTGGTGATAATTCAGAGCTCAGGATACCCTTCAATGGAGCGGATATTATTACCTCAGTAGCTGATAGAATCCCCACCTTGGCAATTTTGATATCTGGAAGACCTTTAGTTTTAGAGGCATGTCTCTTAGAAAAAATTGATGCTTTTGTAGCTGCTTGGTTGCCTGGAACTGAAGGAGCAGGAGTCATAGATGTTATATATGGAGACTATGGATTTAAGGGCAAACTGCCAGTGACATGGTTTAAGAAGGTTGAACAGCTGCCTATGAATAATGGGGATAACTCGTACGATCCTTTATTTCCCCTTGGTTTTGGGTTGACATACAATGAGGAGAAATCTTTAGACTGA
- the LOC110616593 gene encoding sugar transport protein 8: MPGFTKVNGVTSDGGAPPDFPAKLTKQVVVCTIIAAVGGFMFGYDLGISGGVTSMDSFLMKFFPTVYVKKHQAKANNYCKYSNQYLQLFTSSLYLAAIVASFFASLISKKYGRKPTIQVASIFFFAGAILNAAAQNLAMLIAGRMLLGAGVGFGNQAVPLFISEIAPPRYRGGLNICFQLLITFGILSANIINYFTSKLHPHGWRISLGGAAVPAIVLLIGSIIIVETPTSLIDRGRKEKGLSTLKKIRGVDDVGKEYAEILSAVGLAKQYKHPYRNLVSLYNRPQLICGSLLQFFQQFTGITAVMFYAPVLFLTMGFGDNASLFAAVMANIVKPIGTVVAILVVDRVGRRVLLVEAAIQMLISQCAIGGILAVHLKTTNVVPKHYCVAVIFFICVFLAGFAWSWGPLGWLIPSETFPLETRSSALFITVSMNMFFTFIIAQSFLTMLCTMRSGIFFFFAFWLVVMGLFAIFLLPETKGIPIDEMIDRVWKKHWFWKRYYKDYDARKGQQELQDKPLGNCK, encoded by the exons ATGCCTGGCTTCACCAAGGTCAACGGTGTTACTAGTGATGGTGGTGCTCCTCCGGACTTCCCCGCCAAGCTCACCAAGCAGGTCGTTGTTTGTACCATAATTGCAGCCGTTGGTGGTTTCATGTTTGGCTATGATCTTGGCATCTCCG GAGGAGTAACTTCAATGGATAGTTTCTTGATGAAGTTCTTCCCTACTGTTTATGTCAAGAAACACCAAGCCAAGGCAAACAACTACTGCAAATACAGTAACCAATATCTCCAGCTTTTCACATCTTCCCTCTATCTTGCAGCCATTGTGGCTAGCTTTTTTGCATCCCTAATTAGCAAGAAATATGGCCGGAAACCCACCATCCAAGTTGCTTCTATCTTCTTTTTTGCTGGAGCTATATTGAATGCTGCTGCTCAGAACCTTGCCATGTTAATCGCTGGAAGGATGCTTCTGGGTGCCGGAGTCGGATTTGGTAACCAG GCAGTTCCATTGTTCATATCCGAAATTGCACCTCCGAGGTATAGAGGGGGCCTTAACATTTGTTTCCAGTTGCTGATCACGTTTGGCATTCTGAGTGCTaatatcattaattattttacttcaAAGCTGCACCCACATGGTTGGAGGATATCTCTGGGTGGTGCTGCAGTGCCTGCTATAGTTCTTCTAATTGGTTCTATTATCATTGTGGAGACCCCAACCAGCCTTATTGATCgagggagaaaagaaaaaggcttGTCTACTCTGAAGAAGATCAGAGGTGTTGATGATGTTGGTAAAGAGTATGCAGAAATTCTTAGTGCTGTTGGATTGGCTAAACAATATAAACACCCTTACAGGAACCTTGTGAGTCTGTACAATAGGCCTCAGCTCATTTGTGGCTCACTGCTTCAGTTCTTCCAGCAATTCACAGGCATTACTGCTGTCATGTTTTATGCCCCTGTGCTCTTTCTAACTATGGGGTTCGGTGATAATGCGTCCCTATTTGCAGCTGTTATGGCCAATATTGTGAAACCAATAGGCACAGTGGTGGCAATTTTAGTTGTGGATAGAGTTGGAAGAAGGGTATTGCTTGTTGAAGCTGCCATTCAAATGCTCATTTCTCAG TGTGCCATTGGGGGAATTCTTGCAGTGCACTTGAAAACCACAAATGTCGTGCCAAAACATTATTGTGTAGCTGTGATCTTTTTTATATGTGTGTTCTTGGCCGGTTTTGCATGGTCATGGGGTCCCCTTGGCTGGTTAATTCCTAGTGAAACGTTCCCACTGGAGACTCGAAGTTCTGCTTTGTTTATTACCGTTAGCATGAACATGTTCTTTACATTCATAATTGCCCAATCATTTCTCACAATGCTATGCACTATGCGATCTgggattttcttcttcttcgcaTTCTGGCTCGTTGTCATGGGCCTTTTTGCCATTTTCCTGCTCCCTGAGACGAAAGGAATCCCAATTGATGAAATGATTGATAGAGTATGGAAGAAGCATTGGTTTTGGAAGAGGTACTACAAGGATTATGATGCTCGAAAGGGACAGCAGGAACTCCAAGATAAACCACTGGGAAATTGTAAGTGA
- the LOC110616465 gene encoding beta-glucosidase BoGH3B isoform X2, producing MGLMLSMVIMVSMVPPFFLTMLALEPPDLIQRIGIATALEVRASGIHYTFAPCVAVCKDPRWGRCYESYSEDTEIVRKMTSTIAGLQGKPPEGHPNGYPFVAGRNNVIACAKHFVGDGGTYKGINEGNTVMSYEDLERVHMAPYLDCISQGVSTIMASYSSWNGHQLHAHRFLLTEVLKDKLGFQGFVISDWEGLNRLSNPHGSNYSNCISSAVNAGIDMVMVGLKHEQFVDDLMFLVESGEIPMARIDDAVERILRVKFVAGLFEYPFADRSLIDLVGCKMHRELAREAVRKSLVLLKNGKDPRKPFLPLDKNAKKILVVGTHADDLGYQCGGWTITWYGGSGKITIGTTILDAIKNAVGGETEVIHEKYPSPDTLARQDLSYAIVAVGEDPYAEFTGDNSELRIPFNGADIITSVADRIPTLAILISGRPLVLEACLLEKIDAFVAAWLPGTEGAGVIDVIYGDYGFKGKLPVTWFKKVEQLPMNNGDNSYDPLFPLGFGLTYNEEKSLD from the exons ATGGGATTGATGCTGTCCATGGTAATAATGGTGTCTATGGTACCACCATTTTTCCTCACAATGTTAGCCTTGGAGCCACCAG ATTTGATACAAAGGATAGGCATTGCAACAGCGCTCGAAGTTAGGGCAAGTGGCATTCATTATACTTTTGCACCCTGTGTGGCT GTATGCAAAGATCCCCGGTGGGGAAGATGCTATGAGAGTTACAGTGAAGACACAGAGATAGTTAGAAAGATGACCTCTACCATCGCAGGTTTGCAGGGGAAGCCTCCTGAAGGACACCCAAATGGCTATCCTTTTGTAGCTGGAAG GAACAATGTTATTGCCTGTGCTAAGCATTTTGTGGGAGATGGAGGCACCTACAAAGGTATAAATGAGGGGAATACTGTAATGTCATATGAAGATCTAGAAAGGGTCCACATGGCACCCTATCTAGACTGTATTTCGCAGGGTGTTTCCACAATTATGGCATCCTATTCTAGTTGGAATGGACATCAACTGCATGCTCACCGTTTTCTTCTGACAGAGGTTTTAAAAGATAAGTTAGGTTTTCAG GGTTTTGTGATTTCTGACTGGGAAGGATTGAACCGACTTAGCAATCCTCATGGCTCAAACTATAGTAACTGCATTTCTTCTGCTGTTAATGCTGGAATTGACATG GTGATGGTGGGTCTTAAACATGAACAATTTGTGGATGACCTGATGTTTCTGGTGGAATCAGGAGAGATACCAATGGCCAGAATTGATGATGCAGTTGAGCGAATACTGAGAGTAAAGTTTGTTGCTGGTCTTTTTGAATATCCCTTTGCAGATAGATCTTTAATAGATTTGGTTGGTTGCAAG aTGCATAGAGAACTAGCACGTGAAGCAGTTCGCAAGTCTTTAGTTCTCTTGAAAAATGGGAAGGATCCAAGGAAACCTTTTCTTCCATTAGATAAAAATGCTAAGAAGATTCTTGTTGTTGGAACACATGCTGATGATCTTGGATATCAGTGTGGAGGGTGGACAATAACTTGGTATGGAGGAAGTGGCAAGATTACTATTG GGACTACTATCTTGGATGCTATAAAAAATGCAGTGGGAGGAGAAACAGAAGTGATTCATGAGAAATATCCATCTCCAGACACTTTAGCACGCCAAGATCTTTCTTATGCCATTGTAGCTGTTGGTGAAGATCCATATGCAGAATTCACTGGTGATAATTCAGAGCTCAGGATACCCTTCAATGGAGCGGATATTATTACCTCAGTAGCTGATAGAATCCCCACCTTGGCAATTTTGATATCTGGAAGACCTTTAGTTTTAGAGGCATGTCTCTTAGAAAAAATTGATGCTTTTGTAGCTGCTTGGTTGCCTGGAACTGAAGGAGCAGGAGTCATAGATGTTATATATGGAGACTATGGATTTAAGGGCAAACTGCCAGTGACATGGTTTAAGAAGGTTGAACAGCTGCCTATGAATAATGGGGATAACTCGTACGATCCTTTATTTCCCCTTGGTTTTGGGTTGACATACAATGAGGAGAAATCTTTAGACTGA
- the LOC122724683 gene encoding uncharacterized protein LOC122724683, whose amino-acid sequence MSIDAKDIQIIVGRTLKFSTNVCCRFVQNHPFVSGVLLFSFVLYFFIPKILLFLLYSFPFLACTAVFIRFYFHSQHSKTNNEVKNETKDRANQTADLFSSRNDKTSIQSSKIPDGDSIGGAVLNELKPREITEKDHGKGMSRNVSIGETIAALGEASNSDLTSLDGLEEQAAKYDGGGDTELENSSSEEDDEGQTQGGTNKAVEWTEVDQKNLMDLGLSELERNKRLESLIARRNVRKLFKMQTQKILINVNFDSPIPVAPVLVTRGNPFDVANNPDEQVPGSAPSVLLPTRNPFDLPYDPLEEKPDLTADSFQQEFKAPHQKDFLFCRHQSFILGPSFPLEAKLNGYGIAGNNRLRRQQDNGNQGWLVDNLSNQNGEPLRRSVSVTDLVTGEEEEEGESSNRVRNHSDEEEKADHSEMEIEETKNESSSSSLPEERTRITKPNKLEVLPTVFRFPEMASSPSPSSGFCPIPRARTVNELTYEDSPSTIDRSRLENHLLYTHTRPLHTPTHSIASDMQVEVSEIGSPPLTGDGSASSIDGDSLTYDGDIEKEITSGSDEMWGASPYAPKVEEHEMEFGEVNEVTREDTAGGFPGFHKEPQDPGFSGFHREPRDPVSSPSRINIQMLNEGSSNPPEKFVEEMNISYDSDVPVHEFDDSEVTNSVEDKEDEGEAEKCRTSEVRKPGEEIDSESSKQSERNSLNTLEQSAKELNVACSMDDPVVHMNSGAVENKVDDSVAHINISKIDRRSSEDRDRIEKKIEQEILVELAKRAEESTSEIDKYTESNSGKPPANQTITESSKQITEDGKEERNATEVPVSGVNQSSNASSTSGIQTEMTVEEISSPSTSSSSPKSVLPDGSTSDQTSSDRNQHMHIAAPESDTEGRIVRNKSLDEQALENLAHTAPQGGHHVTDHPSIDSKSEKSEELKNPPREFTQNANGNSGYQDLTEQRTAANPLEPGIPVTIGGREALLQNSRSINNAVAEDITSKERHELVTGGEGESQRLDEKVDITERSNAMEDPLSGSGWGQN is encoded by the exons atgaGTATTGATGCAAAGGACATTCAAATTATTGTGGGAAGAACTCTTAAATTTTCCACGAATGTATGCTGTAGATTTGTACAGAATCATCCATTTGTTTCCGGTGTATTGTTATTCTCGTTTGTTCTCTACTTTTTTATTCCTAAAATTCTCCTTTTCTTGCTTTACTCTTTCCCATTTCTTGCCTGCACTGCTGTTTTTATCCGATTTTATTTTCACTCGCAACATTCGAAAACCAACAATGAAGTGAAGAATGAGACTAAGGATCGTGCAAATCAAACAGCTGATCTGTTTTCCAGTAGAAATGACAAGACTTCTATACAATCTTCAAAAATTCCTGATGGTGATTCAATTGGTGGAGCTGTCCTGAATGAATTAAAACCAAGAGAAATTACAGAAAAGGATCATGGGAAGGGAATGTCACGCAATGTCTCTATTGGTGAAACTATTGCAGCATTGGGTGAAGCGTCAAATTCTGATCTTACATCCTTGGATGGCTTGGAAGAGCAGGCTGCAAAATATGATGGTGGTGGCGACACTGAATTGGAAAACTCAAGTTCTGAAGAGGACGATGAAGGACAGACACAAGGAGGCACGAATAAGGCTGTGGAATGGACTGAAGTTGATCAAAAGAATCTTATGGATCTTGGATTATCTGAGCTAGAAAGAAACAAGAGACTAGAAAGCCTAATTGCAAGGCGAAATGTAAGAAAGTTGTTCAAAATGCAGACACAGAAAATTCTTATCAATGTGAACTTTGATAGTCCAATTCCAGTGGCTCCAGTATTAGTTACAAGAGGCAATCCTTTTGATGTTGCTAATAACCCAGATGAGCAAGTTCCTGGTTCAGCCCCTTCTGTCTTGTTGCCAACTCGGAACCCATTCGACCTTCCATATGATCCCCTTGAGGAAAAACCCGATCTCACGGCAGACAGTTTCCAGCAAGAATTCAAGGCACCTCACCAGAAAGATTTTCTCTTCTGCAGGCATCAGAGCTTCATTCTGGGACCGTCTTTTCCACTGGAAGCCAAACTCAATGGGTATGGTATTGCAGGAAACAACAGGCTAAGAAGGCAGCAAG ATAATGGAAATCAAGGCTGGCTAGTAGATAATTTATCAAACCAAAATGGAGAACCATTGCGCCGTAGTGTAAGTGTCACTGATCTTGTGacaggagaagaagaagaagaaggtgaaTCGTCCAACCGGGTTAGAAACCACTCTGATGAGGAAGAGAAAGCAGACCACAGTGAAATGGAGATAGAAGAAACTAAAAATGAGTCAAGCTCTTCATCGTTACCAGAAGAGAGAACACGAATCACCAAACCAAACAAACTTGAAGTTCTACCAACTGTTTTTAGATTTCCTGAGATGGCGTCTAGTCCTTCACCAAGTTCAGGTTTCTGTCCAATTCCTAGGGCCAGAACTGTAAATGAACTCACCTACGAAGACAGCCCCTCTACAATTGACAGATCAAGATTGGAAAACCATTTACTTTACACACATACCAGGCCTTTGCATACCCCTACCCATTCCATAGCTTCTGACATGCAAGTTGAGGTCTCAGAAATTGGTTCTCCTCCACTTACAGGAGATGGATCTGCTTCATCTATTGATGGAGATTCCTTGACATATGATGGAGACATAGAGAAGGAAATTACTTCTGGCAGTGATGAAATGTGGGGAGCCTCACCTTATGCGCCCAAAGTTGAAGAACATGAAATGGAATTTGGAGAAGTCAATGAAGTAACTAGGGAGGATACTGCAGGAGGCTTTCCAGGTTTTCACAAGGAACCTCAGGATCCAGGCTTTTCTGGTTTTCACAGGGAACCTCGGGATCCAGTTTCATCACCTTCAAGAATAAATATACAGATGCTAAACGAG GGATCATCGAATCCTCCTGAGAAGTTTGTGGAGGAGATGAACATTAGTTATGATTCGGATGTTCCAGTACATGAATTTGATGATTCGGAAGTAACAAATTCAGTTGAAGACAAGGAAGATGAAGGTGAAGCTGAAAAGTGCAGGACATCAGAAGTCAGAAAACCAGGTGAAGAAATTGATTCAGAATCTAGCAAACAGTCAGAAAGAAACTCGTTGAATACTCTTGAGCAGTCTGCAAAAGAGTTGAATGTTGCCTGTAGTATGGATGATCCAGTAGTTCACATGAATAGTGGTGCAGTTGAAAATAAAGTTGATGATTCTGTAGCCCATATAAATATCTCTAAGATAGACAGGAGATCAAGTGAAGATAGGGatagaattgaaaaaaaaattgagcaaGAAATTTTAGTCGAATTGGCAAAACGAGCTGAGGAAAGTACATCAGAAATTGACAAGTATACTGAAAGCAATTCTGGTAAGCCTCCTGCTAACCAAACTATCACCGAGTCTTCAAAGCAAATCACAGAAGATGGTAAAGAGGAGCGAAATGCCACAGAAGTTCCAGTTTCCGGTGTAAACCAGAGTTCTAATGCTTCCTCTACGTCAGGGATACAGACAGAAATGACTGTTGAAGAAATTTCTAGCCCTTCAACTTCATCTTCATCTCCAAAGTCCGTTCTACCAGACGGAAGCACATCAGATCAAACATCATCAGATCGCAATCAACACATGCACATAGCTGCTCCAGAATCTGATACGGAGGGGAGGATAGTGAGGAATAAGTCGCTGGATGAACAAGCACTTGAAAATTTAGCTCACACTGCACCTCAAGGTGGACATCATGTAACAGATCATCCATCTATTGACAGCAAGTCGGAAAAATCTGAG GAATTGAAAAATCCTCCAAGGGAATTTACACAAAATGCTAATGGCAACTCAGGATACCAAGATTTGACAGAACAAAGAACTGCTGCCAACCCACTAGAGCCTGGCATCCCTGTCACTATTGGAGGAAGAGAG GCTCTTTTGCAGAATTCTAGATCTATTAACAATGCAGTAGCGGAAGACATAACAAGCAAGGAGAGGCATGAGCTTGTTACAGGAGGTGAAGGTGAATCCCAAAGATTAGATGAAAAAGTAGATATTACAGAACGATCAAATGCCATGGAGGATCCTCTTTCAGGATCTGGCTGGGGACAAAACTGA